Proteins encoded in a region of the Deltaproteobacteria bacterium HGW-Deltaproteobacteria-4 genome:
- a CDS encoding molecular chaperone HtpG, whose protein sequence is MATEKGSISIHTENIFPIIKKWLYSEKEIFLRELIANGVDAISKLQHINLVEGLGLAEDFHVDLIVDKEAGTLTIRDNGLGLTADEVRRYINQIAFSSAEEFIHKFEALKDSNQLIGHFGLGFYSAFMVAKEVEIRSLSWQKDAVGVHWRCDGSTGYELDEIDKSDRGAEIILHLEDSEKEFLEPTRLRELVKRFCNFLPVAIRIDGETINERNPLWTRSAKEITDEEYKAFYHQLYPFSDDPLFWIHLNVDFPFNLKGIVYFPKLSNEFDVSRSHIKLFCNQVFVSDNCPELIPEFLLPLQGCLDAPDLPLNVSRSYLQNDPQVRKIREVLAGRVAARISDLAKNDREEYGRIWGDIHTFVKYGMMRDDKFYDKVKNDVIFRSSDASAYTTLPEYLGRAEATHKDQVYYASDATAQAAYIKLLQGQGIEVVFLDSTIDSHFIQFLEMKESSVKFQRVDADISSSLIDSDKSADLVEGADQKTLEQKVREVFEKRLAVEGLTVRVESLKDSSLPGMVLISEQMRRFREMMRSMGRGKSESEEGIGDHTLLVNVASPIVRSLARFEEEGRSDDAELLVGQVYDLSMLSHQEFSKERMETFLERSNRILELICKK, encoded by the coding sequence ATGGCCACAGAAAAAGGTTCCATTTCGATCCACACTGAAAATATCTTTCCGATCATCAAGAAATGGCTCTACAGCGAAAAGGAGATCTTCCTGCGTGAACTGATCGCCAATGGCGTCGATGCGATCAGTAAACTGCAACATATCAATCTCGTTGAAGGGCTCGGGTTAGCGGAGGATTTTCATGTCGATCTCATCGTCGACAAGGAAGCCGGCACCCTGACCATCCGCGATAATGGCCTCGGTCTCACCGCCGATGAAGTGCGGCGCTATATCAACCAGATCGCCTTCTCCTCGGCTGAAGAGTTCATCCACAAATTTGAAGCCCTCAAAGACAGCAATCAGCTCATCGGCCACTTCGGCCTCGGTTTCTACTCCGCCTTTATGGTCGCCAAAGAGGTGGAGATCCGCTCCCTGTCCTGGCAGAAAGACGCTGTCGGCGTCCATTGGCGTTGTGACGGCTCGACCGGTTATGAGCTTGATGAAATCGACAAAAGCGACCGCGGCGCCGAGATCATCCTCCATTTAGAGGACAGCGAAAAAGAGTTTCTCGAACCGACGCGGCTGCGCGAGCTGGTCAAACGCTTCTGTAACTTCCTGCCGGTTGCCATTCGCATCGACGGCGAGACGATCAACGAGCGCAACCCCCTCTGGACGCGCAGCGCCAAGGAGATTACCGACGAGGAGTACAAAGCGTTCTATCACCAGCTTTACCCCTTTAGTGATGATCCCCTTTTCTGGATCCACCTCAACGTTGACTTCCCCTTCAACCTCAAGGGGATCGTCTACTTCCCCAAACTCAGCAACGAGTTCGACGTCAGCCGCAGCCACATCAAGCTCTTCTGTAACCAGGTCTTTGTCTCTGACAACTGCCCGGAACTCATCCCCGAATTCCTCCTGCCATTACAGGGCTGCCTCGATGCGCCGGACCTGCCGCTCAATGTATCGCGCAGTTACTTGCAGAACGATCCGCAGGTACGGAAGATCCGTGAAGTCCTCGCCGGACGAGTGGCGGCGCGGATCAGCGATCTTGCCAAGAATGATCGTGAAGAGTATGGGCGGATCTGGGGCGATATTCACACCTTTGTCAAATACGGCATGATGCGCGACGACAAGTTCTACGATAAGGTCAAGAATGACGTCATCTTCCGCAGCAGCGATGCCAGCGCCTACACCACCCTCCCCGAGTATCTGGGCCGGGCCGAAGCCACCCACAAGGATCAGGTCTACTACGCCAGCGATGCCACGGCACAAGCCGCGTATATCAAACTTTTGCAGGGGCAGGGGATCGAAGTCGTCTTTCTCGATTCGACGATCGACAGTCACTTTATTCAATTTCTGGAGATGAAGGAGAGTTCGGTCAAATTTCAGCGCGTCGATGCCGATATCAGTTCCAGTCTCATCGATAGCGACAAAAGTGCGGACCTAGTGGAAGGGGCCGATCAGAAGACCCTGGAGCAGAAGGTGCGTGAGGTCTTTGAGAAGCGTCTGGCGGTCGAGGGCTTGACAGTGCGGGTGGAGAGTCTCAAGGATAGCAGTCTCCCCGGCATGGTCCTGATTTCGGAACAGATGCGGCGGTTCCGTGAAATGATGCGCTCGATGGGGCGCGGCAAGAGCGAGAGCGAAGAGGGGATCGGCGATCATACGTTGCTGGTCAATGTCGCCAGCCCGATCGTCCGCTC
- a CDS encoding flavodoxin encodes MKVIGINGSPRKQWNTATLVAKALEGATSLGATTELFHLYDLDFKGCISCFACKTRGGKSYGKCVLNDDLAPVLEKIAAADALVIGSPIYFGTVTGETRSFIERLLFPYLTYTVPYGTLFPKKIKTGFIYTMNVPEERSKEYGYEQIFSTNERYMQLLLGSAESLCAFDTCQVDDYSKVVIESFDPIHKASRRKDVLPLECRRAFEMGQRLAGAGKTLQMRT; translated from the coding sequence ATGAAGGTCATCGGCATCAACGGCAGTCCACGAAAGCAATGGAACACAGCGACACTCGTGGCTAAGGCACTGGAAGGAGCCACATCGCTCGGGGCGACAACGGAACTGTTTCATCTTTACGATCTGGACTTTAAGGGTTGTATAAGCTGCTTCGCTTGCAAAACACGCGGCGGTAAAAGTTACGGGAAATGCGTCCTGAACGATGACCTGGCACCCGTGCTGGAAAAGATAGCTGCGGCCGACGCCCTTGTCATCGGTTCGCCGATCTACTTCGGTACCGTGACCGGCGAAACCCGTAGTTTTATCGAACGCCTGCTCTTTCCCTACCTCACATATACAGTGCCATACGGAACGTTGTTCCCTAAAAAAATCAAGACCGGTTTTATCTACACCATGAATGTCCCGGAAGAACGGAGCAAGGAATACGGATACGAACAGATCTTCAGTACCAATGAGCGCTATATGCAACTGCTCCTTGGCTCTGCCGAGTCGCTCTGCGCTTTTGACACCTGTCAGGTGGACGATTATTCAAAGGTGGTGATCGAAAGCTTCGACCCCATTCATAAAGCCAGTCGCCGTAAGGATGTATTGCCTTTGGAATGTCGACGTGCCTTTGAGATGGGGCAACGGTTGGCGGGGGCAGGCAAGACTTTACAAATGCGGACTTGA
- a CDS encoding N-acetyltransferase, translated as MPRPLRFRSVTGHCDTPSDVCCVIERLDMNRNKKMTEQVLTGAAIADGRDDVATLRLEIFREYPYLYQGRREDELEYLGTYAAAPDACVILAYDGDAVIGAVAGMPLIHENLQMIDAFAGTTFPLDEVYYVGELLFRPAYRNCGLGRKLLDRLESHICSLDRYRTLTCATVERPDDHPLRPRDYIAITKFLARTDFAQLTGVKTSFTWREIDGVKRDHLMQFWFKLIDKQL; from the coding sequence ATGCCGCGACCGCTGCGTTTCAGGTCGGTTACGGGACATTGCGATACTCCGTCAGATGTCTGCTGCGTCATAGAGAGGCTCGACATGAACCGCAATAAGAAAATGACCGAGCAAGTGCTGACCGGGGCTGCGATTGCAGATGGACGGGACGATGTGGCGACGCTCCGGCTCGAAATTTTCCGGGAGTATCCTTATCTGTATCAAGGTAGGAGGGAAGATGAGCTTGAATACTTGGGCACCTATGCCGCGGCGCCCGATGCCTGCGTCATTCTCGCCTATGATGGAGATGCGGTTATCGGAGCGGTTGCAGGCATGCCTCTTATCCATGAAAACCTCCAGATGATTGACGCTTTTGCCGGGACAACATTTCCGCTCGATGAGGTCTATTACGTCGGGGAACTGCTCTTTCGTCCGGCCTACCGCAATTGTGGACTGGGTCGGAAGCTGCTTGACCGACTGGAAAGCCACATATGTTCTCTCGACCGTTACCGCACCCTTACCTGCGCCACGGTTGAACGCCCCGATGATCACCCCTTGCGCCCGCGTGACTACATCGCCATCACAAAATTTCTTGCTCGTACCGATTTTGCTCAGCTCACGGGGGTAAAAACCAGCTTCACCTGGCGTGAGATTGATGGTGTCAAACGGGACCACCTTATGCAGTTCTGGTTCAAGTTGATTGACAAACAGTTGTAG